A single window of Vigna unguiculata cultivar IT97K-499-35 chromosome 1, ASM411807v1, whole genome shotgun sequence DNA harbors:
- the LOC114190172 gene encoding basic blue protein-like: MASSSSSSSAPLAFFAISMVLLSSVAMATDYVVGDDKGWTLDFNYTVWAQDKVFRVGDNLLFNYDSSKHDVVKVNGTEFQDCSSTSANEVFTSGKDGILLKSEGKKWYICSKGNHCSNHEMKLVINVESAAPAPAPVSSAPSLLASLSAGALIVAGAAILA; encoded by the exons ATggcttcttcttcatcttcttcttcagcTCCTCTTGCCTTCTTTGCCATCTCCATGGTTCTGCTTTCCTCAGTTGCTATGGCTACTGATTATGTTGTGGGTGACGACAAGGGTTGGACTCTTGATTTCAACTACACAGTTTGGGCACAAGACAAGGTTTTCCGTGTCGGTGACAACCTCT TGTTCAACTATGACAGCTCGAAGCACGACGTGGTGAAAGTGAACGGAACAGAGTTCCAGGATTGCAGTTCCACGTCGGCGAACGAGGTATTCACAAGCGGAAAGGACGGGATCCTGCTGAAATCAGAAGGGAAGAAGTGGTACATTTGCAGCAAAGGCAACCACTGCAGTAATCATGAAATGAAGCTCGTCATCAACGTGGAATCTGCAGCTCCGGCACCGGCTCCCGTTTCCTCCGCTCCCTCTCTCCTTGCTTCTCTCTCTGCTGGGGCCCTCATCGTTGCCGGAGCAGCAATCCTTGCCTGA
- the LOC114190181 gene encoding protein FAR1-RELATED SEQUENCE 5-like: protein MDYLQENNAIDLKDINLLEEDGDSGTILDEEGIDKEDNEKHSEDVVSPCVGMYFDSVDDVKKFYKEYAIKSGFRTRIRTSRKDDDNQLCYFKLVCSREGKCVSSIPPEMKTLPTQRKQCPACITVVRREDKWMISNVVHEHNHDVSPSKSRLIRGNRKLNMQAKRTLDINDEAGVRIHKSFLSLVCDAGGFENLHFVERDARNYIGQQRRALGKEGDGQALLNHFSSMRELNKDFFFEIDVDVDNRITNIFWADGRSRAACADFGDIVSFDTTYLTNKYDMPFAPFVGVNHHGQSILLGCELICAEDTCMSTTQRSERMNAFFDGFINSTTTLQQFVVQYDNALRSKAEKECKSDFASANTTLPCGSQSFIERQFQDEYTDAKFGEV from the exons ATGGATTACTTACAAGAAAACAACGCAATAGATTTGAAGGACATCAATTTATTAGAAGAAGATGGTGATAGTGGAACTATCTTGGACGAGGAAGGTATTGATAAGGAAGACAACGAAAAGCACTCTGAGGATGTCGTTTCTCCGTGTGTTGGGATGTATTTTGACAGTGTTGACGACGTCAAGAAATTTTACAAAGAATACGCTATTAAAAGTGGTTTCAGAACAAGAATCAGAACTTCGAGAAAAGACGATGACAATCAATTATGTTACTTCAAATTAGTGTGTTCGCGGGAGGGAAAGTGTGTGTCGTCCATACCACCTGAAATGAAGACACTGCCCACACAAAGAAAACAATGTCCTGCGTGCATTACTGTCGTTAGAAGAGAAGATAAATGGATGATTAGCAATGTGGTCCATGAACACAATCATGACGTAAGTCCCTCCAAGTCAAGACTAATTCGTGGGAATAGGAAGTTGAATATGCAAGCCAAAAGAACCCTTGACATAAATGACGAAGCGGGTGTGCGTATTCACAAGAGCTTTCTTTCTTTGGTGTGTGATGCAGGGGGGTTTGAGAACTTGCATTTTGTCGAAAGAGACGCAAGAAACTATATTGGTCAGCAACGACGCGCTTTAGGGAAGGAAGGTGACGGACAAGctttattaaatcatttttccaGTATGAGGGAGTTGAACAAAGACTTCTTTTTTGAAATTGATGTTGATGTAGATAATCGCATAACCAATATATTTTGGGCAGACGGAAGGAGTCGGGCTGCATGTGCAGATTTTGGTGACATTGTGTCCTTCGACACCACATACTTAACTAATAAGTACGATATGCCTTTTGCACCATTTGTGGGTGTTAATCACCATGGTCAGTCAATCTTATTAGGGTGTGAGCTTATATGTGCTGAAGATACTT GCATGTCCACAACTCAAAGAAGTGAGAGAATGAATGCTTTCTTTGATGGGTTCATCAACTCTACTACAACACTCCAGCAATTTGTTGTCCAATATGACAACGCCCTTCGTTCTAAGGCGGAGAAAGAGTGCAAATCAGATTTTGCTTCTGCTAATACTACCCTTCCATGTGGGTCTCAGTCATTTATTGAGAGACAATTTCAAGATGAATACACTGATGCGAAGTTTGGTGAAGTGTAA
- the LOC114163143 gene encoding nucleolar MIF4G domain-containing protein 1, with translation MDKQSAEKSRRERRKESRLAKNASKHESWLLHRKSRATKKHGSNSAMETKNTPDTSVSPSVKETQAGKLESYSKKHEIDEEHVVAEEEKGGSVAKKMRKVKKGSSKGSRKSMLELGMQDVSIAAEKDLELERKLSKKLKVKEGKLRGMDDGLNILLEGMSSSFDFMGEGEVPGIDEFPVNRLKKSLSSKKDKLSRKRMKQEAMDDVSEHVQTSSEDVELDDVPDSVPSRKKHKKRKSSIEQQEDNEEDDAVGMSKPLESCGMEGKLGNTPAELPEKKAKGKYIAPHLRARAGNEPEEHTQIRRRVRGLLNRLSESNVESVTGELSLIFQTVARSIGSQILTEEVLASCSGGPRGNQQYAATFAAFVAGMACLVGVDFSAKFLASFAKCFEDEYNKEDNLSLRNLTLLLSYLCIFGVCSSDLIYDFLVMLSKRLTETDVSIILALLQCCGMKIRVDDPAAMKDFILSVQDTSKKLKASSGDDSQKKNSKRMDFMLEIICDIKNNKRKPNEDSAHHTRIKKWLQKLRVDDILIRGLKWSKLLDPDKKGQWWLSGDAASSTVNVEEVANRIDKDVLETQRMLQLAAAQKMNTDARRAIFCIIMSGEDYIDAFEKLLRLELPGKQDRDVMRVLVECCLQEKVFNKYYTVLASKLCEHDKNHKFTLQFCLWDQLKELESMPLMRSMHLAKFVAEMVASFTLSLNVLKTVDLNDITLLTPRRVMHFRILFEAILEYPENLVWNIFTRAAVIPDLESLRQGLEFFIKEYVVKTNRDLTQKFKLAKKALNNVEGVLR, from the exons ATGG ATAAACAAAGCGCAGAGAAATCACGTCGAGAACGAAGGAAAGAATCCCGCTTGGCAAAGAATGCATCAAAACACGAGTCCTGGCTCCTTCATCGG AAATCTAGAGCTACGAAAAAACATGGCAGTAATTCAGCTATGGAAACTAAAAACACACCTGATACATCAGTTAGTCCTAGTGTCAAGGAAACACAAGCTGGGAAGTTAGAGTCTTACTCTAAGAAACATGAGATAGATGAAGAACACGTAGTGGCAGAGGAAGAAAAGGGTGGTTCTGTTGCAAAGAAAATGAGGAAAGTGAAGAAGGGTTCTAGCAAAGGTTCCAGGAAGAGCATGTTGGAGCTTGGTATGCAGGATGTTTCTATAGCTGCTGAAAAGGATCTAGAACTGGAAAGGAAGCTTTCCAAGAAGCTAAAGGTGAAGGAAGGAAAATTGAGGGGAATGGATGATGGGCTTAACATATTACTTGAAGGAATGTCTTCTTCTTTTGATTTCATGGGAGAGGGGGAGGTTCCTGGTATTGATGAATTTCCTGTGAATAGATTGAAGAAAAGCTTGTCAAGTAAGAAGGACAAGTTGTCAAGGAAAAGAATGAAACAGGAAGCAATGGATGATGTATCAGAGCATGTACAAACTTCTAGTGAAGATGTAGAATTGGATGATGTTCCAGACAGTGTGCCTTCAAGGAAGAAGCACAAGAAAAGGAAATCATCAATTGAGCAGCAGGAAGACAATGAAGAGGATGATGCTGTTGGGATGTCCAAGCCTTTGGAATCTTGTGGAATGGAGGGGAAATTGGGTAACACTCCTGCTGAACTTCCGGAAAAGAAAGCCAAAGGGAAATATATTGCGCCTCACTTGAGAGCTCGTGCTGGCAATGAGCCTGAAGAGCATACTCAAATACGAAGACGTGTGCGAG GGCTTCTTAACAGGCTTTCTGAATCTAATGTTGAGTCAGTTACTGGGGAATTGTCCTTGATCTTTCAG ACTGTTGCTCGTAGTATTGGTTCACAGATCTTGACTGAGGAAGTTTTGGCATCATGTTCTGGTGGTCCTCGTGGCAATCAACA GTATGCTGCTACTTTTGCTGCATTTGTTGCTGGGATGGCATGTTTGGTTGGTGTTGACTTCAGTGCAAAGTTTTTGGCTTCCTTTGCTAAATGTTTTGAG GATGAGTACAATAAAGAAGACAATCTCTCCTTGCGGAATCTTACTCTTCTTTTATCCTATTTATGCATATTTGGAGTCTGTTCTAG TGATTTGATATATGACTTTCTGGTCATGCTGAGCAAGCGTTTAACTGAGACAGATGTCTCTATCATTTTGGCGTTGTTACAAT GTTGTGGGATGAAAATAAGGGTTGATGATCCAGCTGCCATGAAAGATTTCATTCTTAGCGTTCAAGATACATCAAAAAAGTTGAAGGCTTCCTCTGGAGATGACagtcaaaagaaaaatagtaaaaga ATGGACTTCATGCTTGAAATCATATGTGACATCAagaataacaaaagaaaaccaaatgaGGACTCTGCACATCACACTCGGATTAAGAAGTGGTTACAGAAG ttAAGAGTTGATGACATTTTGATTAGAGGGCTTAAATGGAGCAAGCTTCTTGATCCTGACAAGAAGGGCCAGTGGTGGTTGTCCGGAGATGCAGCATCTTCAACAGTTAATGTTGAAGAAGTTGCCAACAGAATAGACAAAGATGTTCTTGAAACCCAGAGAATGCTCCAGCTCGCTGCTGCTCAAAAGATGAACACAGATGCCAGAAGGGCAATCTTTTGTATAATAATGAGTGGGGAAGACTATATTGATGCATTTGAGAAACTTCTAAGATTGGAATTACCAGGCAAACAG GACAGAGATGTCATGCGTGTTCTTGTGGAGTGTTGTTTGCAAGAGAAAGTTTTTAACAAGTATTATACAGTGCTGGCTTCCAAGTTATGCGAGCATGACAAAAATCACAAGTTCACTCTACAG TTTTGCCTGTGGGATCAGCTTAAGGAGCTGGAGTCAATGCCTCTTATGAGGTCAATGCACTTGGCAAAATTTGTGGCTGAAATGGTTGCCTCTTTCACTCTCTCCCTTAATGTTTTGAAGACTGTGGATCTGAATGATATCACCTTGTTGACACCAAGAAGGGTCATGCATTTCCGCATTCTGTTTGAGGCCATTTTGGAGTATCCGGAAAACTTGGTATGGAACATATTCACACGTGCAGCAGTGATTCCTGACCTTGAAAGTCTTAGGCAAGGCCTTGAATTTTTCATAAAGGAGTACGTTGTGAAAACCAATAGAGATCTAACTCAAAAGTTCAAGTTAGCAAAAAAAGCCCTTAATAATGTGGAAGGAGTTTTGAGGTGA
- the LOC114179267 gene encoding 5-methyltetrahydropteroyltriglutamate--homocysteine methyltransferase, producing MASHIVGYPRMGPKRELKFALESFWDGKSSAEDLQKVAVDLRASIWKQMASAGIKYIPSNTFSYYDQVLDATATLGAVPQRYGWTGGEIGFDTYFSMARGNATVPAMEMTKWFDTNYHFIVPELGPDVNFTYSSHKAVEEYKEAKALGVDTIPVLVGPVTYLLLSKPAKGVEKSFNLLSLLPKVLAVYKDVIADLKAAGASWIQFDEPTLVLDLESHKLQAFTDAYAELAPALSGLNVLIATYFADVPAEAYKVLTSLNGVTAYGFDLVRGTKTLDLIKGGFPSGKYLFAGVVDGRNIWANDLASSLATLQGLEGVVGKDKLVVSTSSSLLHTAVDLVNETKLDDEIKSWLAFAAQKIVEVNALAKALSGNKDEAFFSANAAAQASRKSSPRVTNEAVQKAAAALKGSDHRRATNVSARLDAQQKKLNLPILPTTTIGSFPQTVELRRVRREFKANKISEEEYVKSIKEEIHKVVQLQEELDIDVLVHGEPERNDMVEYFGEQLSGFAFTVNGWVQSYGSRCVKPPIIYGDVSRPKPMTVFWSSVAQSFTKRPMKGMLTGPVTILNWSFVRNDQPRSETTYQIALAIKDEVEDLEKAGITVIQIDEAALREGLPLRKSEQADYLDWAVHSFRITNVGVQDTTQIHTHMCYSNFNDIIHSIINMDADVITIENSRSDEKLLSVFREGVKYGAGIGPGVYDIHSPRIPPTEEIADRINKMLAVLEKNILWVNPDCGLKTRKYTEVKPALTNMVAAAKLIRNELAK from the exons ATGGCATCTCATATCGTCGGATACCCCCGCATGGGTCCCAAGAGGGAGCTCAAGTTCGCTCTCGAATCTTTCTGGGATGGCAAGAGCAGCGCCGAGGATTTGCAGAAGGTAGCTGTTGATCTCAGGGCATCCATCTGGAAGCAGATGGCTTCTGCTGGGATCAAGTATATCCCCAGCAACACTTTCTCTTACTATGATCAGGTGCTTGATGCCACCGCCACCCTCGGTGCCGTCCCACAAAGGTATGGCTGGACCGGTGGTGAGATTGGTTTTGACACCTACTTCTCCATGGCCAGAGGTAATGCTACCGTGCCTGCTATGGAGATGACCAAGTGGTTTGACACCAACTA CCACTTTATTGTCCCTGAATTGGGACCTGATGTGAACTTCACCTATTCTTCTCACAAGGCTGTTGAGGAATACAAGGAGGCCAAGGCG CTTGGAGTTGATACCATTCCTGTCCTCGTTGGCCCAGTCACATACTTGTTGCTCTCTAAGCCTGCCAAGGGTGTGGAGAAATCCTTTAATCTCCTTTCTCTCCTTCCCAAAGTTCTTGCTGTCTACAA GGATGTTATTGCTGACCTTAAGGCAGCTGGTGCTTCATGGATTCAATTTGATGAGCCTACCCTTGTCTTGGACCTTGAGTCTCACAAATTGCAAGCATTTACTGATGCATATGCAGAACTTGCACCTGCTTTGTCTGGTTTGAATGTTCTTATTGCGACCTACTTTGCTGACGTCCCAGCTGAGGCATACAAGGTTCTCACATCCCTGAACGGCGTCACTGCATATGGATTTGATTTAGTCCGTGGAACCAAGACTCTTGATTTGATCAAGGGTGGATTTCCAAGTGGAAAATACCTCTTTGCTGGAGTGGTTGATGGAAGGAACATCTGGGCCAATGACCTTGCTTCTTCTCTCGCTACATTACAGGGTCTTGAAGGCGTTGTGGGCAAAG ATAAGCTTGTTGTGTCTACTTCCTCTTCCCTTCTTCACACTGCTGTTGATCTTGTTAATGAGACCAAGTTGGATGATGAGATCAAGTCATGGCTAGCTTTTGCTGCCCAAAAAATTGTTGAAGTTAACGCATTGGCTAAGGCCTTGTCTGGCAACAAGGATGAG GCTTTCTTCTCTGCTAATGCTGCAGCTCAGGCTTCAAGAAAGTCCTCTCCAAGAGTGACTAATGAGGCTGTTCAGAAGGCT GCTGCTGCATTGAAGGGTTCAGATCATCGCCGTGCAACAAATGTCAGTGCCAGACTGGATGCTCAACAAAAGAAGCTTAACCTTCCAATCCTTCCAACCACCACCATTGGATCCTTCCCTCAGACTGTAGAGCTGAGGAGGGTACGCCGTGAGTTCAAGGCTAACAA GATCTCCGAGGAAGAATATGTTAAGTCAATCAAGGAGGAAATTCACAAAGTTGTTCAACTTCAAGAAGAGCTTGATATTGATGTTTTGGTTCATGGAGAACCAGAG AGGAATGATATGGTTGAGTACTTCGGCGAGCAGTTGTCAGGGTTTGCCTTCACTGTTAATGGGTGGGTGCAATCCTATGGATCTCGTTGCGTGAAGCCACCAATCATCTATGGTGATGTGAGCCGCCCAAAGCCAATGACTGTCTTCTGGTCATCTGTAGCTCAGAGCTTTACCAAACGCCCAATGAAGGGAATGCTTACCGGCCCTGTTACCATTCTCAACTGGTCCTTTGTTAGAAACGATCAACCTAG ATCTGAAACCACCTATCAGATTGCTTTGGCCATCAAGGACGAAGTAGAAGACCTCGAAAAGGCTGGCATTACTGTCATCCAAATCGATGAAGCTGCTTTGAGAGAGGGTCTGCCACTGAGGAAATCGGAGCAAGCTGATTACTTGGACTGGGCCGTTCATTCCTTCAGAATCACCAATGTTGGCGTCCAGGATACCACTCAG ATCCACACTCACATGTGCTACTCCAACTTCAACGACATCATCCACTCCATCATTAACATGGATGCCGACGTTATCACCATTGAGAACTCTCGTTCAGATGAGAAGCTCCTCTCAGTGTTCCGTGAAGGTGTGAAGTATGGTGCTGGAATTGGCCCTGGTGTGTACGACATCCACTCCCCAAGAATACCACCAACTGAGGAAATTGCTGACAGAATCAACAAGATGCTTGCAGTGCTGGAGAAGAACATCTTGTGGGTGAACCCCGACTGTGGGCTCAAGACCCGTAAGTACACAGAGGTGAAACCAGCCCTCACAAACATGGTTGCTGCAGCAAAACTCATCCGCAACGAGCTTGCCAAGTGA